In Sorghum bicolor cultivar BTx623 chromosome 10, Sorghum_bicolor_NCBIv3, whole genome shotgun sequence, one genomic interval encodes:
- the LOC8067684 gene encoding triacylglycerol lipase 2: protein MAQDIYLLFLILFIALNLQSVLSWRMQNSTNDINSDDQCPPQPHPLGMCNSRVAAYGYPCEEYNVTTDDGYILSLKRIPHGLSNATGNSTENTRQPVLLFHGLMVDGFCWVLSTPKQSLGFILADGGFDVWIANCRGTRSSRRHTTLTPEDPAFWDWTWDQLADYDLPAVLQFIYNQTGGQKIHYIGHSLGTLIMLAALSDNKVTDVVRSAALLCPIAYLNRMKSKLILLAARIFLAETIHMLGYHEFNPVGLVAQELLGQVCVNPEVDCYDLFSAVAGPDCCLNTSTTCIFLQHGPQSTSIKNMIHMSQLVRKSSIRKYDYGNEKENMKHYNQTRPPAYDLSSIPRHVPLFFTHGGQDFLGDVPDTRHLLRTIIREHDSDDIEVMYMPDYAHGDFVMGYNAPQLIYKPMVEFFKRH from the exons ATGGCTCAGGATATCTATCTACTCTTCCTGATTCTTTTCATTGCCTTGAACCTGCAAAGTGTTCTCTCATGGAGGATGCAGAATTCTACAAATGATATTAATAGTGATGATCAATGCCCCCCACAGCCCCACCCTTTAGGGATGTGCAACTCACGGGTAGCAGCTTATGGCTATCCATGTGAAGAATATAATGTAACAACAGACGATGGCTATATTCTTAGCCTAAAGAGGATTCCTCATGGTCTTTCTAATGCTACTGGTAACTCGACTGAGAATACGAGGCAACCAGTACTACTATTCCATGGGCTGATGGTG GATGGTTTCTGTTGGGTACTGAGCACACCAAAACAATCACTAGGCTTCATTTTGGCAGATGGTGGCTTTGATGTTTGGATCGCCAACTGTCGTGGAACAAGGTCCAGTCGCAGACATACCACCCTCACCCCAGAAGACCCG GCTTTTTGGGACTGGACATGGGACCAACTTGCTGATTATGATCTTCCTGCTGTACTTCAGTTTATCTATAACCAAACAGGAGGCCAGAAAATCCACTATATTGGTCACTCCCTG GGGACCTTGATTATGCTTGCAGCCCTCTCAGATAACAAGGTAACAGACGTAGTGCGATCAGCCGCATTGCTCTGCCCAATTGCTTATCTCAACAGGATGAAATCAAAGCTCATCTTGCTGGCGGCTCGTATCTTCCTTGCAGAA ACAATTCACATGCTAGGTTACCACGAGTTCAATCCTGTTGG GCTAGTGGCACAAGAATTGTTAGGACAAGTCTGCGTCAACCCAGAGGTCGATTGTTATGATTTGTTTTCAGCTGTAGCAG GACCGGACTGCTGCCTCAATACTTCGACTACATGCATCTTCCTACAGCACGGTCCACAATCAACCTCTATCAAAAACATGATTCACATGTCGCAGC TGGTCAGGAAATCATCGATCAGAAAGTACGACTACGGAAACgagaaggagaacatgaagcactacaatcagacacggcCCCCAGCATACGACCTCTCGTCCATCCCGAGGCATGTCCCCTTGTTCTTCACCCATGGCGGCCAAGATTTCCTCGGCGACGTCCCTGACACCAGGCACCTCCTGCGGACGATCATCAGAGAGCATGACAGCGATGACATCGAGGTGATGTACATGCCTGACTACGCGCACGGCGACTTTGTCATGGGCTACAATGCTCCACAACTCATATACAAGCCCATGGTGGAATTCTTCAAGCGTCACTAA
- the LOC110430700 gene encoding ethylene-responsive transcription factor ERF037-like — protein sequence MQGGGNIIVEFARRAAALARFEWAARVAARRQENLARRPVRKYRGVHHRENRYCSVIWNIYTRRLLWLGSYKTPEEAAYAWDAAARLTRGRHWAKTNFPEPAAWAWLVLALPMPATAPARRRDDQAAAVAAQVSFDNWLLSSSAAAAEPLHRLQGAPAVVLPDQQQLTAAALPPFTQFFHLSGPAAAAAANNGGGAVVNPSNPGAYVLTTQNVKMLPTNPATTALSGGAAPTHHRELPVSQASVSDLAVVEDNFTYDGTSTSAAPPPVPPLTPKDLLLQIGLPAAGRGGPGGAQ from the exons ATGCAAGGCGGCGGAAACATCATCGTGGAGTTCGCGAGGCGCGCGGCGGCCTTGGCGAGGTTTGAGTGGGCGGCGCGGGTGGCTGCCCGGCGGCAGG AAAACCTTGCCCGGCGGCCGGTGAGGAAGTACCGCGGCGTCCACCACCGCGAAAACAGGTACTGCTCCGTGATCTGGAACATCTACACCCGGCGCCTGCTGTGGCTCGGGTCGTACAAGACCCCCGAGGAGGCCGCGTACGCGTGGGACGCCGCCGCGAGGCTGACGCGCGGGCGGCACTGGGCCAAGACCAACTTCCCTGAGCCGGCGGCCtgggcgtgg CTCGTGCTCGCGCTCCCGATGCCCGCCACAGCGCCGGCGCGCCGGCGCGACGACCAAGCTGCGGCGGTGGCGGCTCAGGTGTCCTTCGACAACTGGCTGCTGTCTTCGTCGGCGGCCGCAGCAGAGCCACTGCATCGTCTGCAGGGAGCACCGGCGGTGGTGCTCCCGGACCAGCAACAACTCACGGCGGCGGCACTGCCACCGTTCACACAGTTTTTCCACCTTTCAGGTCCCGCCGCTGCTGCAGCCGCCAAcaatggcggcggcgctgttgtcAATCCTTCCAACCCGGGCGCCTATGTGTTGACAACGCAGAACGTCAAGATGCTGCCCACCAATCCGGCGACCACCGCACTAAGCGGCGGTGCCGCCCCTACCCACCACCGCGAGCTGCCGGTGTCGCAGGCCAGCGTGTCTGATCTGGCCGTCGTCGAGGATAACTTCACCTACGACGGTACGTCCACGTCTGCTGCACCTCCTCCAGTGCCTCCGCTCACTCCCAAGGATCTGCTGCTCCAAATCGGCCTGCCTGCTGCAGGTCGCGGCGGCCCGGGTGGGGCGCAGTAA